In the genome of Calothrix sp. PCC 6303, the window TGATATCTAATCGACGTTGACGGGTTGTGATTAATATACGGAAGCGATTATTGGTTTTTGGTAAAAACTCTTTGATATCTTTTAAATCAGTTACATCATCCAAAACCACCAACACCAAACCTTCGGGTGGTTGCCAATTTTGCCAACACCAAGCTACTTGTTGATGAATATCGAGGGGATTTTCACGAGCATCTTTTTGGGGAACTTCTAAATTTAAATAAAGTTGAGTAAATTGGATAATTTCTGCGGCTAAATTTCTATCTCTGACGGAAAACCAACAAATACCTCCAGGATAATAATTTTCATGTTCCCGCGCATATTTCACCGCTAACTCGGTTTTACCAATTCCACCCATCCCCGACACCGCAGAAATCGCAACTGTATTTTGTTGTTGGTACAGTTTTTCGTGGATTTTGACGAGTTCGTCGCTGCGTCCAACGAAATTACGCACACCTGTGTAGGGAATGTACTTAACCGCAGTCGCAGCTTTTTGGCTGGGTAGGATTTCTTTAATTATTTCTCGAATCGCTTCTGCATCCGCACCGTGGTAAACCTTGTCACCAATGTGAACATCCTTGCCTTCCCCGATATTAACGTTATACTTGCCAATTTGTAGTGTACCTTGGCTGGAGCTTGCGCTAATTGCCTGACGCAACAATACTAAATCTGCCTCAGTATGCTGGTGACTGAGAATACGCTCAATCATGGCTAATAAATCGTCAGAGTCAGGCATCGCTAATACTGTTCCTAAGTAATTCCACTATAACTTAAGGTACTTCAATCAAATGATTATCGATTCCGGAATAACTATAACTTCGGTAATAAGTATTTAAGCAGAATTAATTACACAAATAAATGATACCATTAAATGGATTCAGCTTGTGTTATGGATAAGGTCTTATTATGTTCTTTATCAAAGAAATAAATCCCCTTTCTTTGAAACTGCTAGAAAGGATATATCGCCAGAGCCGACATCATCAAGTACGACAAAGAGCGCACTTTCTAATATTAGCTTCGCAAGGGGTGAAAGTCGATGAACTCATGAGAATATTTAGTGTGAGTTATAAGACAATCTATAACTGGCAAAATCGTTGGGAATCTGAAGGGATGGTAGGACTATACAACAAGCCAGGTAGAGGTAGCAAAAAAATATTTGAACGCTCACAAGAAGAGGAAATTAGAGAATGGGCTAGACTTGAACCAAGACAAATAAAAAGAGTATTGCAAAAAGTAAAAGAGGAATGGGATGTTGTAGTTAGTGCTGAAACAATAAAAAGGATACTTAAAAGATTATCTATGAGCTGGCATCGGATGAGAAGAGATGTGTTTGGAAAGCCAGATCCCTTGGAATACAAGGATAAAAAAGAAAAGCTGTCAGAATTAAAACGTTTAGAAGATGAAGGAAAAATCAACTTATACTACTTAGATGAAGCCGGATTTTGTTTAATACCTACGGTTCCTTATGGTTGGCAAAATATCGGTGAATATTTAAAAATTAAAAGCCGCCGCAGTCCTCGTCTAAATGTTTTAGGAATTATGAGTAGAAAGAATCATCTAGAAACTTATGTTTCATCTCAAACCATTAATTCTGATGTAGTTGTTGCTTGTATTGATACATTCTTTCCTACTGTAAATAAGCCAACATATATTGTTGCAGATAGAGCTTCAATTCACACAAGTGATATTGTTCTTGATAAAATTGAAGAATGGAAAGAGCGTGGTATTACAATTTTTGAATTACCCTCTTATTCGCCTGATTTGAATCTCATTGAAATTCTCTGGCGATTTATTAAGTATCAATGGATTGAAATAGATGCTTATTCTAGCTGGCAAACTTTTGTTACATCTCTCGAAAAAATCCTGAGAGAATTTGGTCAAAATTATGTAATTAATTTTGACTAGCTACTTATTAGGCGCTGTTTCGATAAATTCTCTATAATTTCTGTATATTTTCATGCTATAAAAATGCGTTTAAGCAATGGCTGACTCGTGGGAATTACAAGAAATATGCGATCGCATCCTCAACCAAAATGCAAATGAGGATGACATTGCCCAATTGCGTCAATTCATCACGGCAAATAGCGATAAAAATGTTGTGCAGTTGGGGAAATACAACGTCAATATTGCCGATGGTAAGGATATTCATATTGGCGATAAGATTTACCAAGGTACTGACGCAGAGACTATTCGCGCTATTTTGCGGGAGGTACTTTCCCAAAATACCCAACACATAGAAATTGACTGGCACGATATTAGCCAAATCATGCTGTCTGAGCAGCAGCGACTCACCACAAACCCACTCACATCCGGTGAGGGAATTAGCCATCGTACTACACAAGTATACGTACCCCTGGGATTGGTGGAGCGAAAAAAGCAAACCCGACGAAAGGAGGATGTTTCACCAGAGCAGGGTTCGGAACTTTACCGGGAGACGGAAATTACCCAAACCTTTGAGTATCAGCAATTTTTACAGCAGGTACTCAAGCAACGGCAAAGTCCCAAAAGCCAGGGAAAACGCATTGCAATTATCGGGGAACCGGGAGCGGGGAAAACTACCCTGTTGCAGCAAATCGCTAGTTGGGTATCCGGTGAAATACCCGATGCGATAGTGATTTGGATATCTCTGGCAGATTTGCAGGGACAGGAACTGGAAGTATATTTGTTCGATAAATGGTTGCAAGCGGTAGCTCGAAAAGTTGGACAAGCGGAAGCATCTACCCAAGTTAAAGATGATTTTGTAGCTCAGTTTAACCGAGGTTTGGTGTGGCTGTTGCTGGATGGGGTGGATGAAATGCAAGCAACGCAGGGTAATCCTTTGGGAGAATGCGATCGCCAACTTCGTGCGGGAAGTTTACTACAACAAGCGCGGATTGTGCTTTCGTGTCGGTTAAATCTTTGGGATGGTGGTAGCAATTCCCTCGATTCCTTCGATAATTATCGCACCCTGGAGTTTTCCTATCCCCAGCAGGTGGAACAATTTATAGGCAATTGGTTTGCCTCGCTCCCATCGGCAGAAACCCAGATAGGGGAAAGGTTGTGTGCAGCTTTGGCTGAATCGGGGAAAGAACGAATTCGGGATTTGGCGAAAAATCCGTTGCGGTTGACGCTTCTGTGTTTCAATTGGTACTTGGGTGAGGGGAAATTACCGGAAACAAAAGCGGGATTATACGAGCAATTTGTCGCGGATTTTTACGAGTGGAAGAAGGGGCAGTTTGCGACGACGGGGGAGCAGCGCAAGCGGTTGAATACAGCTTTAGGAGAATTGGCAAGGGAGGCGATCGAGAAGGAAGCAACGCGGTTTCGATTGCGACAGGATTTTGTCTGTGAGTATTTGGGGGAACCAGATGATGCAGATTCGTTGTTTGGGTTAGCGTTGCGGTTGGGATGGTTGAATAAGGTAGGGGTGGATGGGGATAATCCCAGGAAGGGGGTTTATGGGTTTTTCCATCCGACCTTTCAGGAGTATTTTGCAGCGTTGGCGATCGATGATTGGCATTATTTCCTAAATCATATTCCTGATAATCCCAGTCATCCAAATGCAAGCTATCGAATTTTTGAACAGCAGTGTAGGGAAATATTTTTTCTCTGGATTGGATTCCCCCAAAATAATTTTTTACCAGCCATTGAAGCTTTAATGTCTTTTGAAGATGCTTGCAAAAGTTGGAACATTAGTGTTAAAAGCTTTTACGAACACCAAGCATATATGATAGTAATATATTGCCTTATGGAAATTGGTATTCGCAAACAATATAAAGAAATTTTCAAAGAAATAGTTAATTATATATTAAATCTTTTTGGAGAGCAGAAACAGCATAATTACTGGTTATTTCTTAGTGATGCTGTTTTCCCGATTTTAGATGATTTGTACACAAAAAATATATTGCAAGAACTATTTAATTTAGTAAATGATCAAAAAACAATAGGTAAAACTAAACAAATTATTTTGATATGTAGAGAGAAACAATTACGCGAACAAAACAAAATAATTTTGAAGCAAAATAATGTATTAGATATAATTACTGAAATCGATAAACTCATTATAAAAAGTAACCCTGGAGAAAGTATTACTTATAGATTGTCTCAACTGATTGAATTAATTAGTAAAAACAATGTATTACTAATTCAAGCACTAATCAAAATATTAAATTATGAGCATCCTCGGCATATAAAACTCAAGACTATTATCGCGCTTGGTCTTGCTTCTCATGAAAATTTAGATGCTATTGCTGCTCTCAATAAAGAAATAGAAAGTTCACCAGATTTAATTTATCTTTTTTATACTACAAAAACCCTTGTAGCAATTAATCCAAGGAATAGAGAAGCAATTTTACTTTTACGTGAGTTAATGCCCACATTACACATATATATGCAGATTGAAGCTTGTGAGCTTTTAATGAATGATGAAGAGATTGCTTATGACTTATTTATTAAATTAATAGAACTTATACAAAGTGACCCAGATGATGAGGTATATTATAGAGCCTGCCAAACCTTAAAAGCAAATATAAATACTGATATTTTATATTATTCATTATTAATATCTAAATTAAGAGATTGTTTAACAAATAAAATTTATGAAGACGAATTCTTTCGCTTTCGAGACTGTTATGAACTACTTTGGTGCTATTCTCAAGAATTATCTTATAAAGCATTTTATGAAGCTTGGTTTCAATAGCGATTATTGTACTTAACTAGATATATATTGATCGCTTCGAGTAACAGGATGTAGAACTTGCGGAAACTTTGATTAACTTAGCTCAACTGCGTCAATTTGATTTTAAATAATTGATTGTATGTGAATATCCTTACCGGGTGACAACAGGGCTAAAGAGCTTGTTTCATAAGGGATAGAGCATGAAACCCACGCTGAAAATGCAGGCGTTTGTGGGGTTTGAGGGCAATCAAGCCCAGAGCTAAATCAGCCCATAATTCCATAGCATATATCCATCTTTGACCATAAATGGCAAAACTAAAATCACTCTGGCGTGGGTATTTATCTTTGTGCTGTTTAATACGTCCGGCATAAGTTTCGATACCTAAT includes:
- a CDS encoding IS630 family transposase produces the protein MFFIKEINPLSLKLLERIYRQSRHHQVRQRAHFLILASQGVKVDELMRIFSVSYKTIYNWQNRWESEGMVGLYNKPGRGSKKIFERSQEEEIREWARLEPRQIKRVLQKVKEEWDVVVSAETIKRILKRLSMSWHRMRRDVFGKPDPLEYKDKKEKLSELKRLEDEGKINLYYLDEAGFCLIPTVPYGWQNIGEYLKIKSRRSPRLNVLGIMSRKNHLETYVSSQTINSDVVVACIDTFFPTVNKPTYIVADRASIHTSDIVLDKIEEWKERGITIFELPSYSPDLNLIEILWRFIKYQWIEIDAYSSWQTFVTSLEKILREFGQNYVINFD
- a CDS encoding NACHT domain-containing protein: MADSWELQEICDRILNQNANEDDIAQLRQFITANSDKNVVQLGKYNVNIADGKDIHIGDKIYQGTDAETIRAILREVLSQNTQHIEIDWHDISQIMLSEQQRLTTNPLTSGEGISHRTTQVYVPLGLVERKKQTRRKEDVSPEQGSELYRETEITQTFEYQQFLQQVLKQRQSPKSQGKRIAIIGEPGAGKTTLLQQIASWVSGEIPDAIVIWISLADLQGQELEVYLFDKWLQAVARKVGQAEASTQVKDDFVAQFNRGLVWLLLDGVDEMQATQGNPLGECDRQLRAGSLLQQARIVLSCRLNLWDGGSNSLDSFDNYRTLEFSYPQQVEQFIGNWFASLPSAETQIGERLCAALAESGKERIRDLAKNPLRLTLLCFNWYLGEGKLPETKAGLYEQFVADFYEWKKGQFATTGEQRKRLNTALGELAREAIEKEATRFRLRQDFVCEYLGEPDDADSLFGLALRLGWLNKVGVDGDNPRKGVYGFFHPTFQEYFAALAIDDWHYFLNHIPDNPSHPNASYRIFEQQCREIFFLWIGFPQNNFLPAIEALMSFEDACKSWNISVKSFYEHQAYMIVIYCLMEIGIRKQYKEIFKEIVNYILNLFGEQKQHNYWLFLSDAVFPILDDLYTKNILQELFNLVNDQKTIGKTKQIILICREKQLREQNKIILKQNNVLDIITEIDKLIIKSNPGESITYRLSQLIELISKNNVLLIQALIKILNYEHPRHIKLKTIIALGLASHENLDAIAALNKEIESSPDLIYLFYTTKTLVAINPRNREAILLLRELMPTLHIYMQIEACELLMNDEEIAYDLFIKLIELIQSDPDDEVYYRACQTLKANINTDILYYSLLISKLRDCLTNKIYEDEFFRFRDCYELLWCYSQELSYKAFYEAWFQ